AACCTTGTCAAATCATAAATAGTTCCTGAGTGAGCTTTAATTTCCATTCTTACAGCAAGATCTTTGTAGGAATGCACAAAAGCGTCAGGAGAAGTATGGCCAAATCCAAAAAAGAATGCATCTAAGGCACGCATGACAGTACTTTTACCAGCCTCATTGGGCCCGAAAATAATATTCAGCTTTTTGTCCTGACCGGTAAAATCAATGGTTTTGTCTGTGAAATGCCCGTATGCCTGCAGGACTATCTTGTTGATTCTCATAAAGAAGGGATCCTTGCTTGAGAGTTCTTCGTTCCTGGTTCTTCGTTATTTGTTCCTGGTTGCAAGAAATAAAGTCAATAAATTTAAGCAGATACCTGGTCTGGCCCCAATCTACTTTTTAGAAACGCATAATACTCCCCAACAACAATTACTTTTCTTTGTAATAAATTGCAAATTAAGATCATTTAGAATACAAGCAAATTGAACGCTTTTCAAGTAGTGCAGGCAGTAAAAATTAAGCACTTTGCAGGTTAAATCCCGGTCCGTGCAAGAGAGATGCTGACAATGTACAAACAAGGAGGTAGTGTTTTATGTCTGTAGGATATCTGGCCATTTTTTCGGCTCTGCCCATTGTCCTGGCCCTGATTCTTATGGTTGGTCTGCGCTGGCCGGCAACGAGAGCCATGCCCCTGGCCTGGCTGGCAGCTGTTATATCTGGTATGATCTTCTGGGAGATGCCCATGAGGTACATAGCAGCCTTATCTATTCAGGGAGTTATCACAGCCACAGGTATTCTAATAATTGTTTTCGGGGCAATACTTATCCTCATGACTTTGCGTGATTCCGGAGGCATGGAAACCATTCAGAGCGGAATGCAGGATATTTCCCCTGATATGCGCGTCCAGGCCATAATTATCGGCTACCTGTTTACAGCCTTTATTGAAGGGGCAGCTGGATTTGGAACTCCTGCAGCACTGGCTGCGCCTCTGCTTCTGGCCCTTGGCTTTCCACCTCTCGCAGCAGCCATCATCTGCCTGACTTTTAACACTTTTCCTGTTACATTCGGGGCTGTGGGCACGCCCGTTATTCTTGGTCTGACTTATCTGCAAGACCTTGTAGAGGCTGCAGTATACGGCCAGGCAGCAGGGTTGAATTTTACCGATTATGAGAGCTTTGGCATGGTTGTGGGGCAGTGGTCCTCCCTCTTGCACCTGCCCATGATTGTCATTCTGCCTGTATTCATGCTGGGCTTTATTACCAGATATTTCGGGCCAAGCCGTTCCTGGGCTGAAGGTTTTGCCGCATGGAAATTCTGCCTGTTTGCTGCAGCTTCCTTTTCTTTGCCCTATCTGCTTTTTGCCTGGCTTGTGGGACCGGAATTTCCATCCCTTATCGGCGGACTTGTGGGCCTGGGCATAGTTGTCTGGGGGGCCAAGAATAAAATCGCTGTTCCCAGAGATGTCTTTACCTTTGGCTCTCAAAAAAACTGGGATCCTGAATGGTCAGGAACAGTAACTGCCAGCGAAGGGTGCAGATTTAAGGCATCCATGAGTCAGTTTAAAGCCTGGTCGCCATACATGCTTATCGGTCTGATTCTTGTTCTGACCAGGATAGATGAACTTGGTCTCAAGGCCCTGCTGGCATCAGTAACCTTAAGTTTCAGTAATATTCTGGGATATGAAGAAGTGAGCGGGTCTATTGCCATTCTTTATCTGCCCGGAACAATCCCCTTTATTCTCGTGGCTGTCCTGACCATTTTTATTCATCAGATGAAGGCTGAGCAGGTCAAGAACGCCTGGAAAGACGCCATGGTGCGTATAAAGAATCCAGCCATAGCCCTGTTCTTTGCGGTTGCTCTGGTTTCTATCTTTCGGGGTTCAGGCATCCAGGATGAGCTTTTGAATCCTAATATGTATCCATCCATGCCTTTATCCATGGCCGAGGCCATTGCAGTCATTGCCGGGCAGTCCTGGCCCATGTTTGCCGGATTTATCGGAGGGCTTGGTTCTTTTATAACTGGTTCCAATACTGTTTCCAACCTGCTTTTTGCCGAATTCCAGTGGGGCATGGCTTCCCAGCTTGATCTTCCCCATCAGATTATTGTTGCTGCCCAGGCTGTTGGTGGAGGGTTCGGCAATATGGTCTGTATTCATAATATTGTTGCTGTTTGCGCAGTGCTGGGCCTTTCGGGCAAAGAAGGACTGATTCTTAGAAAAACTTTCTGGCCTTTTGTACTTTACGGTTTGGTAACTGGTGTTGTGGTAAGTTTAATGAGCTTTGTTTTCTTTCCGCACCTGTATTAGGTCCAAGGTCTAAGGTCCAGGGTCTAAGGTCCAGGGTCCAAGGTGGCAATAATTAACACAAAATGTCGCTGTAGTGATATCAAGGAGAATTAAATGTCAACTCAGAGTTTAGAAAAGGAGTTTGCAAAGATTGCAGGCCAGGAAAATGTCCTGACCCAGGAAGCAGATCTGCATGCCTATTCCTATGATTCAGCTGTTCTGGACCAGGTAAGGCCTGGCATAGTAGTAAGGCCTGCGGACTCAGAGTCTCTTGGTAAAGTTGTCAGGTTGTGTAATGAACATGGCCTCAAGCTGACTGTCCGGGGAGCTGGCACAAATCTTTCAGGCGGAACTGTGCCCCATCCCGGGGGAGTGGTTTGCCTGACCACGGCCTTAGACAAAATTCTGGAGATTAATCAGGATGACCTGTACGCAGTTGTGCAACCTGGTGTAATAACTGCAAAATTTGCAGCTCAGGTTGCGTCTAAGGGGCTGCTTTACCCCCCTGATCCCGGCTCGCAGGCAGTCTCTACTCTGGGGGGGAATGTGGCTGAGAATGCAGGCGGTCTCAGAGCTCTTAAGTACGGAGTTACCAAAGATTATGTTATGGGCATTGATTTTTTTGATGTCAGTGGAAACCTGGTGCGTACCGGAGCCAGAACAGTCAAATGCGTTACCGGATATAACCTGACAGGACTGATGGTTGCTTCTGAAGGCACTCTGGGGGTATTTGAAAAGATTATTCTCAAACTGGTTCCTCCTCCCAAGGCCATAAAATCCATGATGGCAGAATTTGACAATGTCCAGGCTGCATCTGAGACAGTGTCCTCCATTATTGCAGCCAAAATTGTTCCGGCTACTTTAGAGTTTATGGATAATTTCACCATCAAAACCGTGGAGAATTTTCGCGGTGCCGGTCTGAACACAGAAGCAGCAGCACTCTTGCTTATTGAGGTAGACGGCCACCCAGCCCAGGTAGAAGATGATGCAGCCCAGATTGTGGATATATGTAATGCCCACGGTGCAGTTAAAGTCAGGCAGGCAGAAAATGAACAGGAACGGGCCGCAGTGTGGCAGGCCAGAAGAGATGCATTGCCTGCCCTGGCCAGAGTGCGCCCCACCACTGTTCTGGAAGATGCCACAGTACCCAGATCAAAGATTCCGGCCATGATGAAGGCCTTAGAGCGCATAGCAGACGAGTTTAAATTGACCATTGGTACTTTCGGGCATGCAGGGGACGGGAACCTGCACCCCACCATTTTGACTGACAAACGCGATGTTCAGGAATGGGAGCGGGTACATAAGGCCATTGATGCCATTTTTGATGAGGCTCTGGCTCTTGGCGGCACTCTTTCCGGGGAGCACGGCATTGGTCTGGCCAAAGCAAAATATATGCATCTTGAGCATGGTACTGCAGCCATTGAATACTCTCGAAAGCTTAAAGAAGTTATGGATCCCGGAAACATTCTCAACCCTGGCAAGATTCTCGGCACCTTGCTGTCCTGAATCTAAAAAGGAACTATTTATGGCTGATATAAAACAGCTGGCAGACAAGCTTAAAGAATTGGATGATCTGCTCACAAGGTGCATGCGTTGCGGCATGTGTCAGGCTCAGTGCCCGGTATTCGCGAGAACAGGCCGGGAAACCGATGTAACCAGGGGGAAGCTTGCCCTGATTTCCGGACTTGGCAGGAAAATGCTCAGCGATCCAGAGCAGGTTAAGGAAAGACTTGAGCGATGTCTC
The Desulfonatronovibrio magnus DNA segment above includes these coding regions:
- a CDS encoding L-lactate permease, with product MSVGYLAIFSALPIVLALILMVGLRWPATRAMPLAWLAAVISGMIFWEMPMRYIAALSIQGVITATGILIIVFGAILILMTLRDSGGMETIQSGMQDISPDMRVQAIIIGYLFTAFIEGAAGFGTPAALAAPLLLALGFPPLAAAIICLTFNTFPVTFGAVGTPVILGLTYLQDLVEAAVYGQAAGLNFTDYESFGMVVGQWSSLLHLPMIVILPVFMLGFITRYFGPSRSWAEGFAAWKFCLFAAASFSLPYLLFAWLVGPEFPSLIGGLVGLGIVVWGAKNKIAVPRDVFTFGSQKNWDPEWSGTVTASEGCRFKASMSQFKAWSPYMLIGLILVLTRIDELGLKALLASVTLSFSNILGYEEVSGSIAILYLPGTIPFILVAVLTIFIHQMKAEQVKNAWKDAMVRIKNPAIALFFAVALVSIFRGSGIQDELLNPNMYPSMPLSMAEAIAVIAGQSWPMFAGFIGGLGSFITGSNTVSNLLFAEFQWGMASQLDLPHQIIVAAQAVGGGFGNMVCIHNIVAVCAVLGLSGKEGLILRKTFWPFVLYGLVTGVVVSLMSFVFFPHLY
- a CDS encoding FAD-binding oxidoreductase, producing MSTQSLEKEFAKIAGQENVLTQEADLHAYSYDSAVLDQVRPGIVVRPADSESLGKVVRLCNEHGLKLTVRGAGTNLSGGTVPHPGGVVCLTTALDKILEINQDDLYAVVQPGVITAKFAAQVASKGLLYPPDPGSQAVSTLGGNVAENAGGLRALKYGVTKDYVMGIDFFDVSGNLVRTGARTVKCVTGYNLTGLMVASEGTLGVFEKIILKLVPPPKAIKSMMAEFDNVQAASETVSSIIAAKIVPATLEFMDNFTIKTVENFRGAGLNTEAAALLLIEVDGHPAQVEDDAAQIVDICNAHGAVKVRQAENEQERAAVWQARRDALPALARVRPTTVLEDATVPRSKIPAMMKALERIADEFKLTIGTFGHAGDGNLHPTILTDKRDVQEWERVHKAIDAIFDEALALGGTLSGEHGIGLAKAKYMHLEHGTAAIEYSRKLKEVMDPGNILNPGKILGTLLS